Below is a genomic region from Persicimonas caeni.
GAGACGACGCGGTCGGCCATGACCTCGTCGTCGGCGCTTCGCAACGTGATCGTGCTCGTGTCGGCGCCGGCTGTGCGTGCGACCGAGCGGGCGCCGCGCGGCAGACCGGCCACCACGGCGGGTTTGCCGTAGACCACGGCGTGCTCGCCGAAGAGGATCAGCTTGGCACGACCGCTGCCGCGCGCCTCGGACACGGAGTTCGACATAGGCTTACAGCATTCCCGGGACGATGCCGCCGGGGCGGATGTCGACGTGGATCTCGTCGTCCAGCTCGTCGAGGCGCTCTTCGAGGAAATCGCAGGTGCGCTCGAAGTCGTCCTGGTCGGAGATGCACAGCAGCACGTGCTGCAGGTGCTCGGAGCGCGGCAACTCTTCGTTGGTGATGCGCCAGAACAGGTCGAGGAAGTCGTCGATCGGAAAGCCGGCCGTCTCGGTGCCCAGCGGCGGAAAGGCCAGGCTGTCGAGCTCGATGTCCTCGGCCAGGTCGTAGGCGTTGAGGATGCAATTCGAGATCAGGCGCTTGTTGATGCGCTTGGCGCCCAGAATCGACACGTGAATCAGCGTCTTGACCGGCAACTGACCGGCCTCGGTGTCGATCGCCTGACCCGGCTCGAGCCGGTTGTTGCGCAGTCGGCTGCGCCGCATGTGCAGCGTCTGCTGGATGAACGGCCCGGCGCGCCGCGAGATCTGTTGGCTCACCCCGCGGTTGAGAATCATGCCGGTATTCGACGGATTGACGATTCCGCCGCCTTGCAGCGGTAGCAGGGTGATGTCGCCCTGAGTAATGGTCAGTGTCTTGGCCATGAATGGCTCTCCGTAAGTGTAAAGATGACCTAACGGTGGGGTTTATAGGTGAAACCCGTAGATAGTGCTAGTCAAACTCCACCTCGAGCTCCAGCGCGTCGGCCAGCCGACGTTCGTACTCGTCGCGCGTGATCTCGACGGCGCCGAATTGCTCGAGGTGCTCGTTGACGAACTGGATGTCGAGCAGCGTAAAGCCGCGCTCGGCGAGGCGCTCGACCAGGTGGACCAGGCAAATCTTGGAGGCGTCGGTCTCCCGAAAGAACATCGACTCGCCGGCAAAGAGCCCGCCGACGCTCACCCCGTAGAGCCCGCCGACGAGTCGGTCGTCGAGCCACGCCTCCACCGAGTGCGCAAAGCCGAGTTCGTGCAGCTCGCTATACGCCTCGATGAGGCCTTCCGAGATCCAGGTCGACTTCTGAATTTTACGCGGCGCCGCACACTCCTCCATGACCCGCCGAAACGCGGTGTTGTAGCGAATCTCGTACGGCTCTTGGCGCACCGTCTGCGCCAGTC
It encodes:
- a CDS encoding macro domain-containing protein, which encodes MAKTLTITQGDITLLPLQGGGIVNPSNTGMILNRGVSQQISRRAGPFIQQTLHMRRSRLRNNRLEPGQAIDTEAGQLPVKTLIHVSILGAKRINKRLISNCILNAYDLAEDIELDSLAFPPLGTETAGFPIDDFLDLFWRITNEELPRSEHLQHVLLCISDQDDFERTCDFLEERLDELDDEIHVDIRPGGIVPGML
- the aat gene encoding leucyl/phenylalanyl-tRNA--protein transferase yields the protein MKKPNPHILLSAYMQGIFPMAHPEEDGAIYWYAPDPRGILPIEDFHCPSRLAQTVRQEPYEIRYNTAFRRVMEECAAPRKIQKSTWISEGLIEAYSELHELGFAHSVEAWLDDRLVGGLYGVSVGGLFAGESMFFRETDASKICLVHLVERLAERGFTLLDIQFVNEHLEQFGAVEITRDEYERRLADALELEVEFD